CGCGATGTGAACGACCTCGGTTTCGATTGACATGCCTCGGGGAAACCGGGACTGTGAAGATGTTTCACCATCGGAGGGGCCCATGAAGCTGACGGCCATCATCGGGCAGGAAAACGAGGGGTATGTCGCCTTGTGCCCGGAACTCGATGTCGCGAGCCAGGGAGAGACGGTCGAGCAGGCGAGAGACAATCTCAGAGAGGCTCTCGAATTGTTCTTCGAGTCCGCGTCGCCCGAGGAGATCCGAACCCGTCTGCGTACCGA
Above is a genomic segment from Deltaproteobacteria bacterium containing:
- a CDS encoding type II toxin-antitoxin system HicB family antitoxin, translating into MKLTAIIGQENEGYVALCPELDVASQGETVEQARDNLREALELFFESASPEEIRTRLRTEVFVTQVEVAVG